One window of the Mustelus asterias unplaced genomic scaffold, sMusAst1.hap1.1 HAP1_SCAFFOLD_198, whole genome shotgun sequence genome contains the following:
- the LOC144485541 gene encoding uncharacterized protein LOC144485541: MAAVSLDLGLGGEKTQSCKHGSGRVSIAKKAPFTVGRKHTHVCGQGFKRSSGLSRHKRSHIRERPYKCGDCGKGFNSPVDLENHRRTHTGERPFTCPVCGKGFTQTAGLLIHQRIHSRERQFTCSECGKGFTQSSALLIHRHIHTGERPFTCSVCGKGFTDFSALQRHQRVHTDRKEFKCTECGKSFKTPRTLREHQYIHTGSTPFSCSHCQKGFRTSFHLVAHERIHTGERPFTCSECGKGFNRTSNLQKHQRVHSEERLFKCPDCGKGYKSSEELHHHQRAHSDERPFMCSHCGTGFRRSGDLTVHQRIHTGERPFTCPVCGKRFTCLSSLTSHQLVHTNERPFRCSDCEKSFKSRKLLLAHQRNHSEDKPFTCTECGKGFTRSSILLRHQQVHSEEKPFTCSMCGKGFTQSYNLVRHQRVHQ; encoded by the exons ATGGCGGCCGTCAGCCTGGACTTGGGCCTCGGAGGGGAAAAGACCCAGAGCTGCAAACACGGGAGCGGCAGAGTCTCAATCGCG aaaaaagcaccattcacagtggggagaaaacaTACacatgtgtgtggacaaggcttcaaacgATCGTCTGGCCTGTCAAGACACAAGCGCAGTCACATCAGGGAGAGACCGtataaatgtggagactgtgggaaaggattcaattcccCAGTTGACCTGGAAAAtcaccgacgcactcacactggagagagaccttttacctgccctgtgtgtgggaagggattcactcagacgGCTGGCCTGTtgattcaccagcgcattcacagcagggagaggcagttcacctgctccgaatgtggaaaaggatttactcagtcatcggccctgctgatacatcggcacattcacacaggggagaggcctttcacctgctccgtgtgtgggaagggattcacagatttctctgccctgcagagacaccagcgagttcacaccgacaGGAAAGAGTTtaaatgcactgagtgtggaaagagttttAAAACTCCACGCACACTGCGGGAGCACCAGTACATTCACACCGGTTCcacaccgttcagctgctcccactgccagAAGGGATTCAGGACATCATTCCACCTTGTGGCAcatgagcgcattcacactggagagaggccattcacctgctctgaatgtgggaaaggatttaaccgaacatccaacctgcagaaacaccaacgagttcacagtgaagagagactgtttaaatgtccagactgcgggaaAGGCTATAAAAGTTCTGAGGAACTGCATCACCATCAACGTGCTCActctgacgagagaccattcatgtgttctcactgcgggactggcttcaggcgatcaggcgacctcactgtacaccagcgaattcacactggggagaggccgttcacctgccctgtgtgtgggaagagattcacttgtttatcttctctcacttcacaccaacttgttcacacaaatgagagaccgttcagatgttctgactgtgagaagagctttaaaagcagaaaactTCTGCTCGCACACCAGCGAAATCACTCTGAGGACaaaccgttcacctgcactgagtgtgggaaaggattcacccgGTCATCcattctgctgagacaccaacaagttcacagtgaggagaagccgttcacttgttcaatgtgtggaaagggattcacccagtcatacaacctggtgagacaccagcgagttcaccagtga
- the LOC144485556 gene encoding uncharacterized protein LOC144485556, with product MERHDDTDTTEKPWICGDCGKAFTCPSKLETHRRTHTGERPFTCSTCGKDFTQSSNLALHQRVHTGERPFSCSVCGKRFIQSCNLALHRRVHTGERPFTCSVCGKGFINSSNLVAHQRVHSGEKPFSCTDCGMSFRLSSTC from the coding sequence aTGGAGAGACATGATGACACCGACACCACAGAGAAACCGTggatatgtggggactgtgggaaagcattcacttgcccatccaaactggaaactcatcgacgcacccacactggggagagacccttcacctgctccacatgtgggaaggatttcactcagtcatccaacctagcattacatcagcgtgttcacactggggagaggccgttcagctgctctgtgtgtggtaaAAGGTTCATTCAGTCATGCAATCTAGCGTTACAccggcgggttcacactggggagaggccgttcacctgctccgtgtgtgggaagggattcattaattcctctaacctagtggcacaccagcgagttcactccggggagaaaccattcagctgcactgactgtggaatgaGCTTTAGGCTTTCatccacctgctga